A genomic window from Bdellovibrio sp. SKB1291214 includes:
- the icmF gene encoding fused isobutyryl-CoA mutase/GTPase IcmF produces the protein MAYTPKHPVRIVTAAALFDGHDASINIMRRILQDMGAEVIHLGHNRSVSDVVKAVLQEGAQGVCISSYQGGHMEYFKYMRDLLNEAGAGYVQIYGGGGGVIVYDEKKELEAYGISQIFHPDDGRRLGLEGMIEMIVKGCDFDLLEKQKEFKTKKNIFSGDTVPSVELGVALTAIENGSKDVSLSSYGLDSFKAKQAPLVLGITGTGGAGKSSLIDELVQRYLNAYPDKKIAVVCVDPSKRKTGGSLLGDRIRMNSLSRTKVFMRSVASRGSGREIASSLPEILKFVRQLDFDFIIAETSGIGQGNMAITEVSDISMYVMTSDFGAQSQLEKIDMIDFADLIAVNKADRRGALDALRDVSKQYRRSRKIFDNSVEVPVYLTQASQFNDGGVNKLFFRIADVLEEKQPGRWLVDPAFRANILSAEEHGIISADRQSYLAEIVSTVQKYKKRTEALAEEASKLGSLQKLAPMLGTSAETVQKVQAQLESEFTAEELDSLKNFDKLIERYSGDELVFQVRDKELRQTLTRESLSGTKIRRVVVPKMKDWGDRFRYLKLENVPGEFPFTGGVFPLKRADEDPKRMFAGEGTPERTNRRFHYLTKGETAHRLSTAFDSVTLYGQDPDQRPDIFGKVGESGVSICTLNDMKKLFAGFDLINPNTSVSMTINGPAPMILAFYFNTAIDQQVEKKEKELGRKVSPEEYNDIALWTLQQVRGTVQADILKEDQGQNTCIFSINFALKMMGDIAEYFVKQKIRNFYSVSISGYHIAEAGANPISQLAFTLSNGFTFVEYYLSRGLKVDDFAPNLSFFFSNGLDPEYSVLGRVARRIWAVAMRDLYKANDRSQKLKYHIQTSGRSLHAQEIDFNDIRTTLQALLAIYDNCNSLHTNAYDEAITTPTEESVRRAMAIQMIINREFGMTMNENPMQGSYFMDELTDLVEEAVLNEFKKISERGGVLGAMETQYQRSKIQEESLYYERLKHDGTLPIIGVNTFIDPKTMAADYVPPKIELARASYEEKNQQLDNVHKYHEDHKTEGEAALKELKNTVLNGGNIFASLMKAAKYCSLYQMTTALYEVGGQYRRNL, from the coding sequence ATGGCATACACTCCAAAGCATCCAGTTAGAATTGTCACGGCCGCAGCATTGTTCGACGGTCACGACGCCAGCATCAATATCATGCGCCGTATTTTACAAGATATGGGAGCAGAGGTCATCCATTTGGGCCACAACCGTTCCGTCAGCGATGTGGTGAAAGCCGTTTTGCAAGAAGGGGCGCAAGGCGTGTGCATCAGCTCTTATCAGGGCGGTCACATGGAATACTTCAAATACATGCGTGATCTTTTGAACGAAGCAGGGGCGGGCTACGTACAAATCTATGGCGGTGGCGGCGGAGTTATCGTTTACGACGAAAAGAAAGAACTTGAAGCCTATGGTATTTCCCAAATCTTCCATCCAGACGACGGTCGTCGTTTAGGTCTGGAAGGCATGATCGAGATGATCGTAAAAGGTTGCGACTTCGATCTTTTAGAAAAACAAAAAGAGTTTAAAACTAAAAAGAACATCTTTTCAGGGGACACGGTTCCATCTGTAGAGCTTGGCGTTGCATTAACCGCTATTGAAAACGGCAGCAAAGATGTTTCTTTGTCTTCTTATGGTCTTGATTCATTCAAGGCTAAGCAAGCTCCGTTGGTTTTGGGTATCACAGGTACGGGTGGTGCCGGTAAGTCGTCTTTGATCGACGAATTGGTTCAACGTTACTTGAATGCTTATCCTGATAAAAAAATCGCGGTTGTCTGCGTGGACCCATCGAAACGTAAAACCGGCGGTTCCTTGTTAGGTGACCGTATTCGTATGAACTCTTTGTCTCGCACAAAGGTTTTCATGCGTTCTGTGGCTTCGCGTGGGTCAGGCCGTGAGATCGCATCAAGCCTCCCGGAAATCTTGAAATTCGTTCGTCAACTTGATTTTGATTTCATCATCGCTGAAACCTCCGGTATCGGTCAGGGCAATATGGCGATCACTGAAGTTTCCGACATTTCTATGTACGTAATGACTTCTGATTTCGGTGCTCAGTCGCAGTTGGAAAAAATCGACATGATCGACTTTGCGGATTTGATTGCCGTGAATAAAGCCGACCGTCGTGGTGCTTTGGATGCTCTTCGTGATGTGTCTAAGCAATATAGACGCTCTCGCAAGATTTTCGATAATTCCGTCGAGGTCCCGGTTTATTTAACTCAAGCGTCTCAATTCAATGATGGCGGCGTTAATAAATTATTCTTTAGAATCGCTGACGTTTTAGAAGAAAAACAACCGGGTCGCTGGTTGGTGGATCCTGCGTTCCGCGCAAACATTTTGTCTGCAGAGGAACACGGAATCATTTCAGCAGATCGTCAAAGCTATTTGGCAGAAATCGTATCCACGGTTCAAAAATACAAAAAACGCACAGAAGCTTTGGCGGAAGAGGCTTCTAAACTTGGCAGTCTTCAAAAGCTGGCTCCGATGCTTGGAACTTCTGCTGAAACAGTTCAGAAAGTTCAAGCGCAGCTTGAGTCTGAATTCACAGCCGAAGAATTAGATTCTTTAAAAAACTTTGATAAGTTGATCGAACGTTACTCTGGTGACGAACTTGTATTCCAAGTTCGTGACAAAGAACTTCGTCAAACTTTAACCCGTGAATCTTTAAGCGGAACTAAAATCCGCCGCGTGGTCGTTCCTAAAATGAAGGACTGGGGTGATAGATTCCGTTACTTGAAACTTGAAAACGTTCCTGGTGAATTTCCATTCACAGGGGGAGTATTCCCACTAAAACGCGCGGATGAAGATCCTAAGCGTATGTTCGCAGGTGAAGGCACTCCAGAAAGAACAAACCGTCGTTTCCATTACCTGACTAAAGGTGAAACGGCTCATCGTCTGTCGACGGCCTTTGACTCTGTGACTTTGTACGGACAAGATCCTGATCAACGCCCGGATATTTTTGGTAAAGTCGGGGAGTCCGGTGTCAGTATCTGTACATTGAATGATATGAAAAAGCTTTTTGCAGGCTTTGATCTTATCAATCCAAATACTTCAGTTTCTATGACGATTAACGGTCCAGCACCAATGATTTTGGCCTTCTATTTTAATACTGCGATTGATCAGCAAGTTGAAAAGAAGGAAAAGGAACTGGGTCGCAAGGTCTCTCCTGAAGAATACAACGACATCGCTCTTTGGACGCTTCAACAAGTGCGCGGCACAGTTCAAGCGGATATCTTGAAGGAAGACCAAGGGCAAAACACGTGTATTTTCTCGATCAACTTTGCTTTGAAGATGATGGGGGATATTGCGGAATACTTTGTGAAGCAAAAAATCCGTAACTTCTATTCTGTTTCCATCTCCGGTTATCACATCGCAGAGGCGGGTGCGAATCCGATCTCTCAACTGGCGTTTACTCTTTCAAACGGTTTCACGTTCGTTGAGTACTACTTGTCCCGTGGTTTGAAGGTTGATGACTTTGCGCCGAACTTGTCGTTCTTTTTCTCAAACGGTCTAGATCCTGAATACTCCGTATTGGGCCGCGTGGCTCGTCGTATTTGGGCGGTGGCGATGCGCGACCTGTACAAGGCGAATGATCGCTCTCAAAAATTGAAATACCACATCCAAACATCAGGTCGTTCACTGCATGCTCAAGAAATTGACTTCAATGACATCCGTACAACGTTGCAGGCGTTGCTTGCGATCTATGATAACTGCAACAGCTTGCATACGAACGCCTACGATGAAGCGATCACGACCCCGACCGAGGAATCTGTTCGTCGTGCAATGGCCATCCAAATGATCATCAACCGCGAGTTCGGTATGACCATGAATGAAAACCCAATGCAGGGATCTTATTTCATGGATGAGTTGACGGACTTGGTTGAGGAAGCGGTTCTAAATGAATTCAAAAAGATCAGCGAGCGCGGCGGCGTGTTGGGGGCGATGGAAACTCAATACCAACGCTCTAAGATTCAAGAGGAATCATTGTACTATGAGCGCTTAAAACATGATGGCACATTGCCAATCATCGGTGTGAACACGTTCATCGATCCAAAAACCATGGCGGCGGACTATGTTCCTCCAAAAATTGAGCTAGCTCGTGCATCTTACGAAGAAAAAAACCAACAGCTTGATAACGTTCATAAATACCATGAAGATCACAAGACCGAAGGTGAAGCCGCATTGAAAGAACTGAAAAACACCGTCCTTAACGGCGGCAACATCTTTGCTTCATTGATGAAGGCCGCAAAATACTGCAGTCTTTACCAAATGACGACGGCCCTCTACGAAGTCGGCGGCCAATACCGAAGAAACCTTTAG